A stretch of the Sulfurospirillum sp. UCH001 genome encodes the following:
- a CDS encoding branched-chain amino acid transporter permease, which translates to MESSYIIGSIIVATLATYATRIIPFLLFRTREPSPLIKYIELNMPLMIMVILVFYALKDVKWESYPYGLAEIIGVCVAIILHVKFKNALLSIFVATLTYMVLIQKVF; encoded by the coding sequence ATGGAAAGTAGTTATATCATCGGAAGCATTATCGTAGCAACATTAGCGACGTATGCGACACGTATTATTCCATTTTTACTTTTCCGTACGCGTGAACCTTCACCGCTTATAAAGTACATTGAGCTCAATATGCCTTTGATGATTATGGTGATTTTAGTGTTTTATGCTCTCAAAGATGTTAAATGGGAGAGTTATCCGTATGGTTTGGCTGAGATTATTGGTGTGTGTGTTGCGATTATTTTACACGTCAAGTTTAAAAACGCTCTCTTAAGCATTTTTGTCGCAACACTAACTTATATGGTCTTAATTCAAAAGGTTTTTTAA
- a CDS encoding diheme cytochrome c, with protein MKKILLMTALGLSVAFAGSVAPANNAQYQKECASCHFGYQPALLNKVSWEKVMTNLSDHFGTDASLGKVESEQILNYLVTNAGSGKITANNTTMQITKSPYFIKEHRKITPNLIEQKEVGSLANCMACHTTADKGSYSERAIVIPNYGSWK; from the coding sequence ATGAAAAAGATACTTTTAATGACAGCACTTGGACTAAGCGTCGCCTTTGCGGGTAGTGTCGCACCCGCCAATAATGCACAGTATCAAAAGGAGTGTGCCAGTTGTCACTTTGGTTATCAACCCGCTCTTTTAAATAAAGTTTCTTGGGAAAAAGTGATGACAAACTTGAGCGATCACTTTGGAACAGACGCTTCTTTGGGCAAAGTAGAGAGTGAGCAGATATTGAACTATCTTGTTACCAATGCAGGAAGTGGTAAAATAACGGCAAATAACACCACGATGCAAATTACCAAGTCGCCTTATTTTATTAAAGAGCACCGTAAAATCACACCCAATCTGATAGAGCAAAAAGAGGTTGGCTCACTTGCAAATTGTATGGCATGCCATACGACGGCTGATAAAGGCAGTTACAGCGAACGAGCTATAGTCATTCCAAATTACGGGAGTTGGAAATGA
- a CDS encoding zinc ribbon domain-containing protein YjdM — protein MQLPACPKCNCEYTYEDGEMIICPECAHEWSKNTASNEESASVIKDAHGTILNDGDTVVVIKDLKLKGSSAVIKGGTKVKNIRLNYESDHNLDCKVDGIGAMGLKSEFVKKA, from the coding sequence ATGCAACTACCTGCTTGTCCTAAATGTAATTGTGAATATACTTATGAAGATGGTGAGATGATTATCTGCCCTGAATGTGCTCATGAATGGTCTAAAAATACCGCTTCAAATGAAGAGTCCGCTAGTGTTATTAAAGATGCGCATGGCACAATCCTTAACGATGGTGACACCGTTGTAGTCATCAAAGATTTAAAACTCAAAGGCTCATCTGCGGTTATTAAAGGCGGCACCAAAGTTAAAAATATCCGTCTGAACTATGAGAGTGACCATAACCTCGACTGCAAAGTTGATGGTATTGGCGCAATGGGTCTTAAATCTGAGTTTGTGAAAAAAGCATAA
- a CDS encoding DUF485 domain-containing protein — protein sequence MSQNIYDRVQANPKFAELVQKRSSFAWKLAIVMLVVYYSFILVIAFSPATFAVKLGEGVTTVGIPVGLGVIIIAFVLTGIYTQRANGEFDDLTNQIKEEARGEK from the coding sequence ATGAGTCAGAATATCTACGACAGAGTGCAGGCCAATCCAAAATTTGCCGAACTCGTACAAAAAAGAAGTAGTTTTGCATGGAAACTAGCGATTGTTATGTTAGTTGTCTACTACTCTTTCATCCTTGTAATTGCTTTTTCCCCTGCAACATTTGCAGTAAAACTTGGAGAAGGTGTTACCACAGTCGGTATCCCTGTTGGGCTTGGCGTCATTATTATCGCATTTGTACTTACGGGTATTTATACTCAAAGAGCGAATGGTGAATTTGATGACTTAACCAACCAAATCAAAGAAGAAGCAAGGGGCGAAAAATGA
- the acs gene encoding acetate--CoA ligase, with amino-acid sequence MSQLFEPSRALSKEARIKNMCEYKELCIQADEDFEGYWDKLAREKIEWFKPYDRVLNEDNAPFYKWFEGGKLNVTHQCLGRHLKTRKNKAAIIWEGEDGKRRIITYLQLFYRVNRLANLMRNKFGIKKGDRVVLYMPMIPEAAFAMLACAKIGAIHSVVFGGFSAEALRDRIQDAQAKLVITADGAFRRGKPYMLKPVVDEALKVGCECCEKVLIVQRNFEDIDYVPGRDYVYNEIIMNESQYCDPEWMDSEDPLFLLYTSGSTGKPKGVQHGSAGYILWAQYTMEHVFDVKENDTFWCTADVGWITGHTYIVYGPLAMGATTIMYEGVPTFPDVGRWWSMIEEHRVNQFYTAPTAIRLLHKEGADAPKKYDLSSLKVLGTVGEPINPDAWMWYYEEIGGGNCPIVDTWWQTETGGHMITPLPGATPIKPGSATFPLPGIKAEIIDEHGNPTPKGEKGFLCITKPWPSMIRNIWGDSDRFVKSYFGDCKKDGKPVYFSGDGAMYDDDGYIIITGRTDDVINVSGHRIGTAEIEAVLAHHENVAEVAVVGRPDPIKGEGIFAYIVIKGMDSLSEEVYMIQELNKLIVKEIGNIAKLDAIRFVPGLPKTRSGKIMRRILRSIAKKEPITQDISTLEDPSIVEKIQNLIEF; translated from the coding sequence ATGTCACAACTTTTTGAACCAAGTAGAGCTTTAAGTAAAGAAGCCAGAATTAAAAATATGTGCGAATACAAAGAGCTTTGCATCCAAGCAGACGAGGATTTTGAGGGATATTGGGATAAGCTTGCGAGAGAAAAAATTGAGTGGTTTAAACCTTATGATAGAGTTTTGAATGAGGATAACGCTCCATTTTATAAATGGTTCGAGGGTGGCAAATTAAACGTTACGCATCAGTGTTTAGGGCGTCATTTAAAGACACGAAAAAACAAAGCGGCTATTATTTGGGAAGGTGAAGATGGTAAGCGTCGTATCATTACCTATCTTCAACTTTTTTATAGAGTAAATCGTTTAGCAAATCTTATGCGCAATAAATTTGGCATTAAAAAGGGCGACCGTGTTGTCCTTTATATGCCAATGATTCCAGAAGCTGCATTTGCGATGCTAGCATGTGCAAAAATTGGTGCAATTCACTCTGTTGTTTTTGGTGGTTTCTCCGCTGAAGCATTGCGTGATCGTATTCAAGATGCTCAGGCAAAACTCGTTATTACTGCCGATGGTGCATTTAGACGTGGTAAACCATATATGTTAAAACCAGTGGTTGATGAAGCGTTAAAAGTAGGGTGTGAGTGCTGTGAAAAAGTATTGATCGTTCAAAGAAACTTTGAAGATATCGACTATGTTCCAGGCCGTGACTATGTTTATAACGAAATCATCATGAACGAGTCTCAGTACTGTGATCCTGAGTGGATGGATTCTGAAGATCCATTATTCCTTCTTTATACATCAGGAAGTACAGGTAAGCCAAAAGGTGTTCAACACGGAAGTGCTGGTTACATTCTTTGGGCACAATACACGATGGAGCACGTTTTTGATGTAAAAGAGAACGATACCTTCTGGTGTACAGCAGACGTTGGTTGGATTACCGGACATACATACATTGTCTATGGACCACTTGCAATGGGTGCAACGACGATTATGTATGAGGGTGTTCCAACGTTCCCAGATGTAGGCAGATGGTGGAGTATGATTGAGGAACACAGAGTTAATCAGTTCTATACGGCTCCAACAGCGATTCGTTTGTTACATAAAGAAGGCGCTGATGCACCGAAAAAATATGATCTAAGTTCACTTAAAGTTCTTGGAACCGTTGGTGAGCCAATCAACCCAGATGCATGGATGTGGTACTATGAAGAGATTGGTGGTGGAAACTGTCCAATCGTTGATACATGGTGGCAGACAGAAACGGGTGGTCACATGATTACACCACTTCCTGGTGCAACACCGATTAAACCAGGTTCTGCTACATTCCCACTTCCAGGAATTAAAGCAGAGATTATTGATGAGCATGGTAATCCAACACCTAAAGGTGAAAAAGGATTTTTATGTATCACAAAACCTTGGCCATCGATGATTCGCAATATCTGGGGCGATAGTGACCGTTTTGTAAAATCCTATTTCGGGGATTGTAAAAAAGATGGTAAACCTGTTTACTTCTCCGGTGATGGAGCGATGTATGATGATGACGGCTATATCATCATTACAGGAAGGACAGATGACGTTATCAACGTTTCAGGTCATAGAATTGGTACGGCTGAAATTGAAGCCGTTCTTGCACACCATGAGAACGTTGCAGAGGTTGCTGTTGTTGGACGTCCTGATCCAATTAAAGGTGAGGGTATTTTTGCTTACATCGTTATCAAAGGTATGGATAGCCTAAGCGAAGAGGTTTACATGATTCAAGAGCTCAACAAGCTCATCGTAAAAGAGATCGGTAATATCGCTAAGCTTGATGCCATCCGTTTCGTACCAGGTCTTCCAAAAACCAGAAGCGGTAAGATCATGAGAAGAATTTTACGTTCTATTGCGAAGAAAGAGCCTATTACTCAAGATATCTCAACGCTTGAAGATCCAAGCATCGTTGAGAAAATTCAAAATCTCATCGAATTTTAA
- the rpoD gene encoding RNA polymerase sigma factor RpoD, translating to MASKELYTLLEELFAENEKSYVTYENVMDLFVKPPTPANVKKLMSLLEKYKVTLISSAEIAKMRNKEEARRREEEQQKIKDDALEEEFDLASEKELLEWSRSDSPVRMYLREMGQISLLTKDEEIDISKKIEFGEDIIIDAFCSVPYLIDFILDYKEALINRERRVKELFKTFEDDTDDDGDDEEFDDEEGEEGEEKKTFSKKDNTRTEKVIESFKSLEKAKKDWLKSLTRPPEENLDDPEEMMNYDLGLAYKKKLLKDALMDLGPTSKLINELVKSMETALKSDFEFDKELKRLEYRLPLFNDTLRENHAKLLGNIVDLTKEDITTMVPEATMVSTYMEIKKLFQTKEASKQGFDLDPEKLKEVLEQIKRGKKIADESKTRMAKSNLRLVVSIAKRYTNRGLPFLDLIQEGNIGLMKAVDKFEYKKGYKFSTYATWWIRQAISRAIADQARTIRIPIHMIETINRINKIIRKHLQEEGKEPDIETIAQEVGLSADKVKNVIKITKEPISLEAPIGNEDDGKFGDFVEDKSSVAPIDHILKSDLKDQIDEVLDQLNDREKAVIRMRFGLMHDESDRTLEEIGKELNVTRERVRQIESSAIKKLKHPKVGRKLKNYIES from the coding sequence ATGGCTTCAAAAGAACTCTATACATTACTAGAAGAACTTTTTGCGGAAAATGAAAAATCATACGTTACGTATGAAAACGTTATGGACCTTTTTGTAAAGCCTCCAACCCCTGCAAACGTCAAAAAATTGATGAGCCTTTTAGAAAAATACAAAGTTACACTAATCTCTTCTGCTGAAATTGCGAAAATGCGCAATAAAGAAGAAGCAAGAAGACGTGAAGAAGAACAACAAAAAATTAAAGACGATGCCCTTGAAGAAGAGTTTGATCTTGCTAGCGAAAAAGAACTCCTAGAATGGTCACGCAGTGACAGCCCTGTTAGGATGTATCTTCGTGAAATGGGACAAATTTCTCTTTTAACCAAAGATGAAGAGATTGACATCAGTAAAAAAATTGAATTTGGTGAAGATATTATTATCGATGCGTTCTGTTCTGTTCCTTACTTGATTGACTTTATTTTGGATTACAAAGAAGCGCTTATCAACCGTGAGCGTCGTGTCAAAGAGCTTTTCAAAACCTTTGAAGACGACACCGATGATGATGGTGACGATGAAGAATTTGATGATGAAGAAGGCGAAGAAGGCGAAGAGAAAAAAACCTTCTCTAAAAAAGACAATACACGAACTGAAAAAGTTATCGAGAGCTTTAAGTCTTTAGAGAAAGCAAAAAAAGATTGGCTCAAAAGTCTTACAAGACCACCAGAAGAGAACTTGGATGATCCTGAAGAGATGATGAACTACGATCTAGGTCTTGCATACAAAAAGAAACTTCTTAAAGACGCACTTATGGATCTTGGACCGACAAGTAAACTCATTAATGAGCTTGTAAAGTCTATGGAGACAGCGCTTAAGAGTGACTTTGAATTTGACAAAGAACTCAAACGTTTAGAGTACCGTTTACCACTTTTCAATGATACACTAAGAGAAAACCATGCAAAACTTTTAGGAAACATTGTTGATCTTACAAAAGAAGATATCACAACGATGGTTCCAGAAGCTACAATGGTTTCTACATACATGGAAATCAAAAAGCTTTTTCAAACAAAGGAAGCCAGTAAACAAGGTTTTGATCTTGACCCAGAAAAACTCAAAGAGGTTTTAGAGCAAATCAAACGTGGTAAAAAAATTGCTGACGAATCAAAAACACGTATGGCAAAAAGTAACCTTCGTCTGGTTGTTTCTATCGCTAAACGTTATACCAACCGTGGTTTACCATTCCTTGACCTCATTCAAGAAGGTAACATCGGTTTGATGAAAGCGGTTGATAAATTTGAGTACAAAAAAGGCTATAAATTCTCAACGTATGCCACATGGTGGATCCGTCAAGCAATTTCTAGAGCGATTGCAGATCAAGCGCGTACCATTCGTATTCCGATTCATATGATCGAGACGATTAACCGTATCAATAAAATCATTCGTAAACACCTTCAAGAAGAAGGTAAAGAGCCTGATATTGAGACCATTGCACAAGAAGTGGGACTCAGTGCTGATAAAGTCAAGAACGTTATTAAAATCACAAAAGAGCCTATTTCATTGGAAGCACCAATTGGTAACGAAGACGATGGTAAATTTGGAGACTTTGTTGAAGACAAAAGCTCTGTTGCGCCGATTGATCATATCTTAAAATCTGACCTTAAAGATCAAATTGATGAAGTTTTAGATCAACTCAATGACAGAGAAAAAGCGGTTATTCGTATGCGTTTTGGTTTAATGCACGATGAGAGCGATAGAACGCTTGAAGAGATTGGTAAAGAACTCAATGTTACACGTGAGCGTGTACGCCAGATAGAGAGTTCAGCGATCAAAAAACTTAAACATCCTAAAGTTGGACGTAAACTTAAAAACTATATCGAAAGTTAA
- the flgG gene encoding flagellar basal-body rod protein FlgG produces the protein MIRSLYTAATGMIAQQTQIDTTSNNISNVNTIGYKKQRAEFADLMYQTMTYAGTSTSGTSVSPTGIEVGLGVRPTAIAKMFTQGNFKETGNSLDMAITGNGFFQILLPDGTTGYTRNGSFKLDADGNVINSDGYQLIPQLVIPADATQITIGVDGMVSVLQAGATATQQIGQIELANFINPAGLHSLGDNNFINTTASGDPIVSNPGLNGLGQTRQNFVEMSNVQLVEEMTDLITGQRAYEANSKAITTSDEMLQTVNALKQ, from the coding sequence ATGATTCGATCACTGTATACTGCTGCAACGGGAATGATCGCACAACAAACGCAAATCGATACGACCTCAAACAACATCTCAAACGTAAATACGATTGGTTATAAAAAACAACGTGCTGAGTTTGCGGATTTGATGTATCAAACCATGACATATGCTGGAACATCAACCAGTGGTACATCTGTTTCTCCAACAGGTATTGAAGTGGGTCTTGGTGTTCGTCCAACGGCCATTGCCAAGATGTTCACACAGGGTAACTTTAAAGAGACAGGTAATTCTTTAGATATGGCAATTACTGGAAATGGTTTTTTCCAAATTTTGCTTCCAGATGGCACAACTGGGTATACCAGAAACGGTTCGTTTAAACTTGATGCTGATGGAAATGTCATCAACAGCGATGGTTACCAACTTATTCCTCAGCTTGTTATTCCAGCAGATGCAACACAAATTACGATTGGTGTGGATGGTATGGTTTCTGTTCTTCAAGCAGGAGCAACAGCGACACAACAAATTGGACAAATTGAATTAGCAAACTTCATCAACCCAGCAGGTCTACACTCTTTAGGTGATAATAACTTTATTAACACCACAGCATCTGGTGATCCAATTGTAAGTAATCCAGGTCTTAATGGTTTAGGACAAACCAGACAAAATTTTGTTGAAATGAGTAACGTTCAGTTGGTTGAAGAGATGACAGATCTTATTACAGGGCAACGTGCTTATGAAGCGAATTCAAAAGCGATTACGACCAGTGATGAAATGCTTCAAACTGTTAATGCCTTGAAACAATAA
- a CDS encoding response regulator transcription factor, with protein MKILLLEDELMLRSSIEEYLEALGHKVISFGNGEEAFEAIKQDMFDLLLLDINIPKMNGLNLLKALNEMNHAFPTIFISANVDIEDISKAFELGASDYLKKPFHLKELGIRIDKIKKEYEIKKLKHIILSPKYVFSKEEQMLFYNNNVQVLTKKQLQIVTLLCENIGVVVDFEKFRSYVWNDEPIDNASIRAEISRFRKLLKEDFIINLKGVGYKIEKYFPEKSR; from the coding sequence ATGAAAATACTACTACTTGAAGACGAATTGATGTTACGAAGCTCTATTGAAGAGTATTTAGAAGCACTGGGTCATAAAGTCATCTCTTTTGGCAATGGCGAAGAAGCCTTTGAAGCTATTAAACAAGATATGTTTGATCTGCTGCTTCTAGACATCAACATCCCTAAAATGAATGGGCTGAATTTGCTCAAAGCTCTCAATGAAATGAATCATGCATTTCCGACGATTTTTATTAGTGCCAATGTGGACATTGAGGATATCAGCAAGGCTTTTGAACTTGGTGCTTCGGATTATCTCAAAAAACCATTCCATCTCAAAGAGCTAGGCATTCGCATCGATAAAATCAAGAAAGAGTATGAAATCAAAAAGCTCAAACATATCATTTTAAGCCCAAAATATGTTTTCTCGAAAGAAGAGCAAATGCTTTTTTACAACAACAACGTGCAAGTACTTACAAAGAAGCAGTTACAAATAGTTACATTACTCTGTGAGAACATAGGTGTGGTTGTTGACTTTGAAAAATTCCGTAGTTATGTTTGGAATGATGAACCTATCGACAATGCCTCAATTAGGGCTGAAATAAGCCGTTTTCGCAAGCTTCTTAAGGAAGATTTTATTATCAATCTTAAAGGGGTTGGTTATAAGATTGAGAAGTATTTTCCCGAAAAGAGTCGCTAA
- a CDS encoding flagellar hook-basal body protein — MQSSYYSVTGAMVTQFNKLDLISNNLANLNTTAFKRDDVVVGDFKRIFQEYKDEMPIKDNTKEASKFINAVGVRVPQVVEEYVKYQQGGIKNTGNPFDFALKREDAFFMVETPNGIRLTQNGSFTLNNEGVLTTKEGYPVLPATYFQNQQYITIPDDGELRVDQSGGLYNREDQIGNLMIVRSDDIKSLLKEGTSFYKYKSLEEVTQLEDGNFVSQGFLETSNVNPVSEMVNLIETNRFVDMYQKVMKSHMNDLNSEAISKLASTKA, encoded by the coding sequence ATGCAAAGCAGCTATTATAGCGTTACTGGAGCGATGGTCACACAGTTTAATAAACTCGACCTAATTTCTAATAATCTTGCCAATTTAAATACCACAGCATTTAAAAGAGATGATGTTGTTGTGGGTGATTTCAAACGTATTTTTCAAGAATACAAAGATGAAATGCCTATCAAAGACAACACAAAAGAGGCAAGTAAATTTATCAATGCTGTAGGGGTAAGAGTACCTCAAGTTGTAGAAGAATATGTGAAGTATCAACAAGGTGGTATTAAAAATACAGGTAACCCTTTTGATTTTGCACTCAAACGTGAAGATGCATTTTTTATGGTGGAGACTCCTAATGGTATTCGCCTAACACAAAATGGTTCGTTTACGCTCAACAATGAAGGTGTTTTAACCACTAAAGAAGGTTATCCAGTATTGCCAGCAACCTATTTTCAAAATCAACAATATATAACAATCCCAGATGATGGCGAGCTAAGAGTCGATCAAAGTGGCGGTCTTTATAACCGAGAAGATCAAATTGGAAACTTGATGATTGTTCGAAGCGATGATATTAAGTCATTGTTAAAAGAGGGAACAAGTTTCTATAAATACAAAAGTCTTGAAGAAGTCACCCAATTAGAAGATGGTAATTTTGTTTCACAAGGTTTTCTTGAAACCAGCAATGTCAATCCTGTGAGTGAAATGGTTAATTTGATTGAAACCAATAGATTTGTAGATATGTATCAAAAAGTGATGAAGTCACATATGAACGATCTTAACTCAGAAGCTATTTCGAAACTAGCTTCAACTAAAGCCTAA
- a CDS encoding AzlC family ABC transporter permease, whose amino-acid sequence MNFLAIFKLTIPVMMGYIPLGMAFGLLLSKLLIPWYYAFFMSVFIFAGSGQFLALTLFASQATILEIGIATFLLNLRHTFYGLSMISAFKDFSWKKNYLIFGLTDETFALLKTSDVPEANREKVYLWITFLNQCYWIIGSVVGALLGNVLPFNYEGIEFSLTALFVVLSIELYKKNRLHKPFFVALIIGLFGMILFPPQKMLILSLCLAAFVLIVFKRSMENGK is encoded by the coding sequence ATGAATTTTTTGGCTATTTTTAAACTTACAATTCCTGTTATGATGGGATATATCCCCCTTGGTATGGCATTTGGATTACTGCTTTCAAAGCTTCTCATTCCATGGTATTATGCTTTTTTTATGAGTGTCTTTATCTTTGCGGGATCAGGTCAGTTTTTAGCGCTGACTCTTTTTGCTTCACAAGCCACCATTTTAGAGATAGGTATTGCGACGTTTTTACTCAATCTTCGTCATACGTTCTATGGACTTTCAATGATTTCTGCATTTAAAGATTTTTCATGGAAAAAGAACTATCTTATTTTTGGGCTTACTGATGAGACCTTTGCTCTCTTAAAAACGAGTGATGTTCCAGAAGCAAATCGTGAAAAAGTATACCTTTGGATTACATTTTTAAATCAGTGTTATTGGATTATAGGAAGTGTTGTAGGTGCACTTTTAGGCAATGTCTTACCTTTTAATTATGAAGGGATAGAGTTCTCTTTAACGGCGCTTTTTGTGGTACTTTCTATCGAACTGTATAAGAAAAATAGACTGCATAAGCCTTTTTTTGTTGCCCTTATCATCGGGTTGTTTGGTATGATTTTATTTCCACCACAAAAGATGTTGATTTTATCATTGTGTTTAGCCGCGTTTGTATTGATTGTGTTTAAAAGGAGTATGGAAAATGGAAAGTAG
- a CDS encoding DUF1924 domain-containing protein — MKKTLCFILLALTLSHAKEFNAPMKAYMEGLNAEAKATNPNFTGFDAKRGEALFFSKHTGKKGTEMSCVTCHSNDLKKGGQNINTNKPITALAPSVNVTRLTDVAEVEKWLRRNFNDVFAREGTALEKGDVLTYIITQ, encoded by the coding sequence ATGAAAAAAACACTCTGTTTTATACTTTTGGCACTCACACTCAGCCATGCAAAGGAATTTAATGCCCCTATGAAAGCTTATATGGAGGGCTTAAATGCAGAAGCAAAAGCAACAAATCCAAACTTTACAGGTTTTGATGCAAAAAGGGGCGAAGCGCTTTTTTTCTCTAAACATACAGGCAAAAAAGGAACAGAAATGAGTTGTGTGACATGCCACTCAAATGACCTTAAAAAAGGCGGGCAAAATATCAATACCAATAAACCCATTACCGCACTGGCTCCCTCTGTAAATGTAACCAGACTAACCGATGTTGCTGAGGTCGAAAAGTGGCTCAGACGTAACTTTAACGATGTGTTTGCCAGAGAGGGAACGGCACTTGAAAAAGGTGATGTATTAACCTACATCATCACACAATAG
- a CDS encoding cation acetate symporter produces the protein MKWGLLLLTLSNFLWAADAQFSGKRDINVSAIVMFLLFVLATLGITYWAARRTKTAKDFYTAGGGITGFQNGLAIAGDYMSAASFLGISGLVYLKGFDGLIYSIGFLVGWPIILFLVAEQLRNLGKYTFSDVASYRLQQTPIRTLAAFGSLATVALYLIAQMVGAGQLIQILFGLDYEYAVIMVGILMILYVTFGGMLATTWVQIIKAVLLLSGASFMAIMIMYKVGFSFETLFSQAVAAKKSASIMAPGGLVSDPISAISLGIALMFGTAGLPHILMRFFTVSDAKEARKSVFYATGFIGYFYILTFIIGFGAIVLLTNDPTYLDPVKGGIIGGGNMSAIHTAHAIGGNLFLGFISAVAFATILAVVSGLTLAGASAVSHDLYANVFARGRVDEMTEMRVSKYSTIALGIVAIILGIAFEKQNIAFMVGLAFAIAASANFPILFLSMFWRKLTTKGAVWGGSLGLLTAIVLVILSKAVWVDVLGNKTAIYAYGNPALFSMTVAFAGIWIFSLMDKSENAAKEIAAYDHQFIRSQTGIGAEGASSH, from the coding sequence ATGAAATGGGGCTTATTACTTTTAACGCTTTCAAATTTTTTATGGGCTGCTGATGCTCAGTTTAGTGGCAAGAGAGACATCAATGTTTCTGCGATTGTCATGTTCTTGCTTTTCGTTCTTGCAACGCTTGGCATTACGTATTGGGCAGCACGTCGTACTAAAACGGCTAAAGATTTCTACACTGCAGGTGGAGGAATTACAGGTTTCCAAAATGGTTTAGCGATTGCAGGTGATTATATGTCTGCTGCATCCTTCCTTGGTATTTCAGGACTTGTTTACCTCAAAGGATTTGATGGGTTAATTTATTCTATTGGTTTCCTTGTTGGTTGGCCAATTATCCTTTTCTTGGTCGCTGAACAACTTAGGAACTTGGGTAAATACACCTTTTCAGATGTTGCTTCGTATCGTTTACAACAAACACCGATTCGAACTCTTGCTGCATTTGGTTCATTGGCAACGGTAGCACTTTATTTGATTGCTCAAATGGTTGGTGCTGGTCAGTTAATCCAAATTTTGTTTGGTCTTGATTATGAGTATGCGGTCATCATGGTGGGTATTTTGATGATTTTATATGTTACTTTTGGTGGCATGTTGGCAACAACATGGGTTCAAATCATCAAAGCGGTTTTACTCCTCTCTGGTGCATCGTTCATGGCAATCATGATTATGTACAAAGTGGGCTTTAGCTTTGAGACACTTTTCTCTCAAGCCGTAGCTGCAAAGAAGAGTGCTTCTATTATGGCACCTGGTGGACTTGTAAGTGACCCAATTTCTGCGATTAGCTTAGGAATTGCCTTGATGTTTGGAACAGCTGGTCTTCCACATATCTTGATGAGATTCTTTACCGTTAGTGATGCAAAAGAAGCTCGTAAATCTGTTTTTTATGCGACAGGTTTTATAGGTTATTTTTATATTTTAACTTTTATCATAGGTTTTGGTGCTATCGTATTACTTACAAATGACCCAACGTATCTTGATCCAGTCAAGGGTGGTATCATTGGTGGTGGTAACATGTCTGCGATTCACACAGCACATGCAATTGGTGGAAACTTATTCCTAGGATTTATCTCAGCGGTTGCTTTTGCAACAATTTTAGCGGTTGTTTCAGGTCTTACACTTGCAGGTGCAAGTGCGGTAAGTCATGATCTTTATGCAAACGTTTTTGCACGTGGCAGAGTAGATGAAATGACAGAGATGAGAGTTTCTAAGTACTCTACGATTGCTCTTGGTATCGTAGCGATTATCTTAGGCATTGCGTTTGAAAAGCAAAATATCGCGTTCATGGTTGGTCTTGCGTTTGCGATTGCAGCAAGTGCTAACTTCCCGATTCTTTTCCTCTCAATGTTCTGGAGAAAGCTTACAACTAAAGGCGCAGTTTGGGGCGGTAGTTTAGGACTTTTAACAGCGATTGTTTTGGTAATACTAAGTAAAGCGGTATGGGTAGATGTTTTAGGTAATAAAACAGCAATCTACGCTTATGGTAACCCAGCGTTGTTCTCGATGACAGTAGCTTTTGCAGGTATTTGGATCTTCTCTTTAATGGATAAGAGCGAAAATGCAGCAAAAGAGATAGCGGCGTATGATCATCAATTTATCAGAAGCCAAACAGGAATTGGAGCAGAGGGCGCTTCAAGCCACTAA